One Succinivibrio dextrinosolvens DNA window includes the following coding sequences:
- the ftsW gene encoding putative lipid II flippase FtsW yields the protein MQLFKRGNPGYDRVLLLTTVILLALGVVIISSASIMESTMKYGDSMYQTKRHLFGIAIALFCALVATMTPTAFWKKRSLVCLSFVLCLMILVLIVGREINGAKRWLNLGLMNLQPAELLKLIWILYFSDYVSRKIEAISKTIQGFLRPIVFLAIMTVLLLLQPDMGSFFVLAVITFAIMFVAGVGLLKYIVVGVIMGVICVLLIKFSPYRARRVTSFLDPWSDEFGSGYQLTQSLMAYGRGGVYGEGLGNSYQKLGYLPEAHTDFVTAIFGEEFGFVGMCILILLEFVIVYKAISLGIKILKEDAIYQGYVAIGIGTWLALQTFINIGAASGGLPTKGLTLPFISYGGSSLLVFCTAIGILLRIDYEWRNKVISNKR from the coding sequence TATGGAGTCAACCATGAAATATGGAGACTCCATGTATCAGACTAAACGACACCTTTTCGGTATCGCCATTGCTCTTTTCTGTGCTCTTGTTGCGACCATGACTCCAACAGCATTCTGGAAGAAACGCTCTCTGGTCTGTCTGTCATTTGTTCTGTGTCTGATGATTCTTGTTCTGATAGTCGGACGAGAGATTAACGGTGCAAAACGCTGGCTGAATCTTGGTCTGATGAATCTTCAGCCTGCAGAACTTTTAAAGCTCATCTGGATCCTTTACTTTTCAGATTATGTAAGCAGAAAGATTGAGGCTATTTCCAAAACAATTCAGGGATTTCTAAGGCCGATTGTCTTTCTGGCAATAATGACCGTTCTGCTGTTATTGCAGCCAGATATGGGCTCATTCTTTGTGCTGGCAGTAATAACATTTGCCATTATGTTTGTGGCGGGAGTCGGACTTTTAAAGTACATCGTGGTCGGTGTTATTATGGGAGTTATCTGTGTTCTGTTAATTAAATTCTCCCCATACAGAGCAAGACGAGTGACCTCTTTTTTAGATCCTTGGTCTGATGAGTTTGGCTCAGGCTATCAGTTGACTCAGTCTCTTATGGCATATGGCAGAGGAGGCGTCTACGGTGAGGGACTTGGTAACTCCTATCAGAAATTAGGTTATCTTCCTGAAGCTCACACTGACTTTGTGACAGCGATTTTCGGAGAGGAATTCGGCTTCGTGGGAATGTGTATTCTCATTCTGCTTGAATTTGTGATTGTTTACAAAGCTATATCTCTGGGAATTAAGATCCTTAAAGAGGATGCTATTTATCAGGGATATGTTGCAATAGGAATCGGAACCTGGCTGGCCCTGCAGACATTCATCAATATCGGTGCTGCCTCTGGTGGTCTGCCAACAAAAGGTCTGACTCTGCCATTCATTAGTTACGGTGGTTCATCTCTGTTGGTGTTTTGTACCGCTATTGGAATTCTTTTAAGAATAGACTATGAATGGCGTAATAAGGTTATATCGAATAAAAGATAA
- the murG gene encoding undecaprenyldiphospho-muramoylpentapeptide beta-N-acetylglucosaminyltransferase — protein sequence MKAKKVLVMAGGTGGHVFPAIAIAKKMQDEGAQILWLGTRGRMEEQLVPKHGFDIRYIDVKGIRRNGIKRLIGAPFMILKAVLQARAVIKDFKPDVVLGMGGYASGPGGLAAYLQKIPVVLHEQNAAAGMTNKLLYKVASSVMLGFPGAFSGDKVQVVGNPVRKEIIELHDFPRDYTSGKIRISIVGGSLGARALNELVPAALKKFTENSIKVVHQCGKGNSESVRKLYEGAVFEYEATDFIDDMNSLYKNTDLIICRAGALTVAETCTACLPAIFVPLPTAVDDHQTKNAQFLKDAGAAFVFAQKDLSADKLYETIKDLIDHRAKLKAMSDAARNAASIDSTEKAVAIIDSVVKN from the coding sequence ATGAAAGCTAAGAAAGTATTGGTTATGGCCGGCGGTACTGGCGGTCATGTTTTCCCTGCAATTGCAATTGCTAAGAAAATGCAGGATGAAGGAGCTCAGATTCTATGGCTTGGAACCCGTGGCAGAATGGAAGAGCAGCTTGTTCCAAAGCATGGATTTGATATTAGATACATTGATGTAAAGGGTATCAGACGTAACGGTATTAAGCGTTTAATCGGTGCTCCTTTCATGATTTTGAAGGCAGTTCTACAGGCTCGTGCTGTGATTAAGGATTTTAAGCCGGATGTAGTTTTAGGCATGGGCGGATATGCTTCAGGACCAGGTGGTCTTGCTGCCTATCTGCAGAAGATTCCTGTTGTTCTTCATGAGCAGAATGCTGCAGCTGGAATGACCAACAAGCTTTTATACAAGGTCGCTTCCTCTGTTATGCTTGGATTTCCAGGAGCATTCAGTGGAGATAAGGTTCAGGTGGTAGGTAATCCTGTACGTAAAGAGATTATCGAACTTCATGATTTTCCTCGTGACTACACTTCTGGCAAAATCAGAATCTCTATTGTGGGTGGTTCGTTAGGAGCCAGAGCTTTAAATGAGCTGGTTCCTGCTGCATTAAAGAAATTTACTGAAAATTCAATCAAGGTTGTTCATCAGTGCGGTAAAGGCAACAGTGAATCTGTAAGAAAACTGTATGAAGGCGCTGTCTTTGAGTATGAGGCAACTGATTTTATTGATGACATGAATTCTTTATATAAGAATACTGATCTGATTATCTGCAGAGCAGGAGCCCTGACTGTTGCCGAGACCTGCACAGCCTGTCTTCCTGCAATCTTTGTCCCACTGCCAACTGCAGTGGATGATCATCAGACCAAGAACGCCCAGTTCCTGAAAGATGCCGGTGCTGCTTTTGTATTTGCTCAAAAGGATTTATCTGCTGACAAGTTATATGAGACAATAAAGGATTTAATCGATCATCGTGCAAAATTGAAGGCAATGTCTGATGCTGCAAGAAATGCTGCAAGCATTGATTCCACAGAGAAGGCTGTTGCCATAATTGACAGCGTTGTAAAGAATTAA
- the murC gene encoding UDP-N-acetylmuramate--L-alanine ligase yields MTTTNNIHTVPLMHKVKRIHFIGIGGAGMCGIAEVLLNRGYTISGSDIAKSKVTERLEKLGITVFIGHAAENVNGSSVVVVSSAIHEDNPEIQKARELHIPVVRRAEMLGELMRYRNGIAVSGTHGKTTTTSLIASIFAQAKLDPTFVIGGLLNSAGTNARLGTGNYLIAEADESDASFLHLLPMMTVVTNIEPDHLDTYGGDFNCLKKTFVEFLHNLPFYGVAVVCLDDPNVKDIIPKIGRTVLTYGESEKADFRVVDFKEVGPRCEFKVVRRDHAPISIELPVPGIHMAKNAAAAVAVAIEAGIDESVIVEALKNFKGVGRRFQNYGNFKTKSGKIITLVDDYGHHPTEVEATIKAARLAYPDKELVMVFQPHRYTRTRDCYEDFVRVLQLVDKLVLVDVYPAGEEPITGADGRHLCMSIRLKGKLEPHFVETVNEVPEILENLLDDGALLLTQGAGNVVQVARNLSTIFEKV; encoded by the coding sequence ATGACCACAACAAATAATATTCACACTGTTCCTCTGATGCATAAGGTCAAGAGGATTCATTTCATCGGTATCGGTGGTGCCGGTATGTGCGGCATTGCAGAAGTGCTTTTAAACCGCGGTTATACCATCTCCGGTTCTGATATAGCAAAGTCTAAGGTTACTGAGAGATTAGAAAAGCTAGGTATTACCGTGTTTATCGGTCATGCCGCAGAAAACGTCAACGGCTCTTCTGTAGTTGTTGTATCTTCAGCTATTCATGAGGACAATCCAGAGATACAGAAAGCCAGAGAGCTGCATATCCCTGTAGTTCGTCGTGCGGAGATGCTGGGTGAGCTGATGCGCTACAGAAACGGCATTGCTGTTTCTGGAACCCACGGCAAAACCACCACCACTTCTCTTATTGCTTCAATCTTTGCTCAGGCAAAGCTTGATCCAACCTTTGTTATCGGTGGACTGTTAAACAGTGCTGGTACAAATGCAAGACTGGGTACCGGCAACTATCTGATTGCCGAGGCTGACGAATCAGATGCATCATTCCTGCATCTTCTGCCAATGATGACAGTGGTCACCAACATTGAGCCAGATCATCTTGATACCTATGGCGGTGATTTCAACTGCCTCAAGAAGACCTTTGTGGAGTTTCTTCACAATCTTCCTTTCTATGGTGTAGCTGTTGTCTGCCTAGATGATCCAAATGTTAAGGATATTATTCCTAAGATTGGACGTACCGTGCTTACCTACGGCGAATCTGAAAAGGCCGATTTCAGAGTTGTTGACTTTAAGGAAGTCGGTCCAAGATGTGAGTTCAAGGTTGTAAGACGCGACCATGCTCCTATCAGCATTGAGTTGCCTGTTCCTGGAATTCATATGGCGAAGAACGCCGCTGCGGCTGTGGCTGTTGCCATTGAAGCTGGTATTGATGAGTCTGTAATTGTTGAGGCTCTGAAGAACTTCAAGGGGGTAGGTCGTAGATTCCAGAATTACGGTAACTTTAAGACCAAGTCTGGCAAGATTATTACTCTGGTTGATGATTATGGACATCACCCAACTGAGGTTGAGGCTACCATTAAAGCCGCAAGACTTGCATATCCTGATAAGGAACTGGTTATGGTATTCCAGCCTCATCGCTATACCAGAACCCGTGATTGCTATGAGGATTTCGTAAGAGTTCTTCAGCTTGTGGATAAGCTGGTGCTGGTAGATGTATATCCAGCAGGTGAAGAACCTATTACGGGGGCTGACGGTAGACATCTTTGCATGTCCATAAGACTTAAGGGGAAGCTTGAACCTCACTTTGTAGAAACAGTAAATGAGGTTCCGGAGATCCTTGAAAATCTTCTGGATGACGGTGCTCTGTTGTTAACTCAGGGTGCCGGTAACGTAGTTCAGGTTGCAAGAAATCTTTCTACAATATTTGAAAAAGTTTAA
- a CDS encoding cell division protein FtsQ/DivIB, whose translation MSKTRHSRGYFIAGIIFVMLLVALVVKGDLLIKHFLSQSNALPVKAVQIDGVFKNLTKKKIADITGKVCAGQNIATLDVKVLKQELLKEPWIAQVAIQKKMPDTLVLSVIEHIPAAYWNDNGLYDAKTRSIFYPDLTSFALPLVKLGAYRDNLCTDVYDSAVSFIRVMTDSPYQMIELYLDNVRCYTITLDNGTKLILGRGQKEGIERLKRFIRSFKHSGLDINDVEYVDLRYDVGFAVGKKSSSEQNKNN comes from the coding sequence ATGTCGAAGACAAGACACAGCCGCGGTTATTTTATCGCAGGCATCATTTTTGTGATGCTGCTGGTGGCTCTTGTTGTCAAAGGTGATCTTTTAATCAAGCATTTTTTGTCTCAGTCAAATGCTCTGCCTGTTAAGGCAGTTCAGATTGATGGAGTTTTCAAGAATCTAACCAAGAAGAAGATTGCAGATATTACCGGCAAGGTGTGTGCTGGTCAGAATATTGCCACTTTAGATGTTAAGGTTCTAAAGCAGGAATTGCTGAAGGAGCCCTGGATTGCTCAGGTGGCCATTCAGAAGAAAATGCCGGATACCCTTGTGCTTTCAGTGATTGAGCATATTCCTGCTGCATACTGGAATGATAACGGATTATATGATGCAAAAACTAGAAGCATATTTTATCCGGATCTGACTAGTTTTGCTCTTCCTCTGGTCAAACTTGGAGCATACCGAGACAATCTGTGTACGGATGTTTATGACAGCGCTGTTTCTTTTATTAGAGTTATGACGGACTCCCCATATCAGATGATTGAGTTATATCTTGATAATGTCCGTTGTTATACAATAACACTTGATAATGGAACCAAGCTAATTTTAGGGCGCGGTCAGAAAGAAGGAATTGAAAGACTAAAAAGATTCATACGTTCATTTAAGCACTCTGGTCTTGATATAAATGACGTAGAGTATGTGGATTTAAGATATGATGTTGGATTTGCAGTAGGAAAGAAATCCTCATCGGAACAGAATAAGAATAATTAA